One stretch of Lucilia cuprina isolate Lc7/37 chromosome 6, ASM2204524v1, whole genome shotgun sequence DNA includes these proteins:
- the LOC111688796 gene encoding atypical protein kinase C isoform X2 encodes MAWGYWSATTVDRGRSPRRNTQCTPLPVNLQQPEEEPCVTTTTTAAAAAAAVTQPSTTTNASNTCPNTPSGTQANLCYSPTCRSRCSSPCPGSPCPGSPCGSITPPPPPPHPLTSSQQYLHQHSNKNCPAAQQMFAADDYPSRRQSLDRLDSPQVWTYTKSKYFDIQANQLSDIMCRGAVVSSIQSANNTLTRGVSLHSRSGSAHGSIHGGGSHHGSHGAVGPGSAHGSMGCLQGSTGHLVNVVHGSSGSVGMLAGGPIDTGDYDVPHPHPYTHHYMQTSSSITPPHSTMSLIGSRPGSAGPCPGHDSGSDSSQGCGSIMASGIGSGGGGGHLGHMSAHLVGMSGGHHTHSGGSGSLGRCSSRCHNTTTTTDDSGGGSGGSVFGSGPCMGGLEQAATHQHHHIVRHGSAGSGLNGCGSGGSGGRNSSLSTIHNGHGHHQYHHECIHYERLPIPVPIPTVPTTHQQQQLQSEEEIEPAYATVFPNVPAAPGSLCDGEDRSIYRRGARRWRKLYRVNGHIFQAKRFNRRAFCAYCQDRIWGLGRQGFKCIQCKLLVHKKCHKLVKKPCSNEDVKPLVPKGAEDDFAEQLPQMPPPIPDYPPIHPGADESCISSDPEYMPSASSGGGVGGYMGSQNKEEIEMGSQRQFSLDDFELIRVIGRGSYAKVLMVELKKTRRIYAMKVIKKALVTDDEDIDWVQTEKHVFETASNHPFLVGLHSCFQTPSRLFFVIEFVRGGDLMYHMQRQRRLPEEHARFYAAEISLALNFLHEKGIIYRDLKLDNVLLDHEGHIKLTDYGMCKEGIRPGDTTSTFCGTPNYIAPEILRGEDYGFSVDWWALGVLLYEMLAGRSPFDIAGASENPDQNTEDYLFQVILEKTIRIPRSLSVKAASVLKGFLNKNPADRLGCHRETAFMDIKNHPFFKVIDWEMLAYKQVTPPFKPRLDSDRDLANFPPEFTGEAVQLTPDDDRVIDNIDQTEFEGFEYVNPLLMSLEDEV; translated from the exons ATGGCTTGGGGTTATTGGAGTGCTACCACGGTGGATCGTGGTCGTTCGCCGCGTCGTAATACCCAATGCACTCCTTTACCCGTCAATCTACAACAGCCCGAGGAAGAACCCTGTGTTACCACCACCACGACAGCAGCTGCTGCGGCGGCGGCGGTAACACAACCTTCCACTACCACAAATGCTTCGAATACATGTCCCAATACACCCTCGGGTACACAAGCCAATCTCTGCTACAGTCCCACCTGTCGCAGTCGCTGCAGCAGTCCGTGTCCGGGTAGTCCTTGTCCCGGTAGCCCTTGTGGCTCTATAACTCCGCCGCCTCCGCCACCACATCCTCTAACATCATCACAACAGTATTTACATCagcattcgaataaaaattgtCCAGCTGCACAACAAATGTTTGCAGCGGATGATTATCCTTCGCGTCGTCAATCGCTGGATCGTTTGGATAGTCCTCAGGTATGGACTTATACTAAG TCCAAATATTTTGATATACAGGCCAATCAACTATCAGACATTATGTGCCGCGGTGCGGTGGTATCTTCCATACAATCAGCTAATAATACTTTGACAAGAGGAGTGTCACTGCACAGTCGCAGCGGCAGTGCCCATGGTAGTATACATGGTGGTGGAAGCCATCATGGCAGCCATGGTGCTGTAGGTCCCGGCAGCGCTCATGGTTCAATGGGCTGTTTGCAGGGCAGCACGGGCCATCTGGTGAATGTGGTGCACGGCAGCAGTGGCAGTGTGGGCATGTTGGCCGGTGGTCCTATTGACACGGGCGATTATGATGTACCACATCCACATCCTTATACACATCATTATATGCAAACATCATCGTCGATAACACCGCCACATTCCACTATGAGTTTGATCGGCTCTAGGCCAGGATCAGCTGGTCCATGTCCTGGTCATGATTCTGGTTCCGATTCTAGCCAAGGTTGTGGCTCCATTATGGCAAGCGGTATTGGCAGCGGTGGCGGCGGTGGCCACCTGGGCCATATGTCCGCCCATTTAGTGGGCATGTCGGGTGGTCATCATACTCACAGTGGCGGCAGTGGTTCGTTGGGACGTTGTTCGAGTCGCTGTCACAATACCACCACTACGACCGATGATTCGGGTGGCGGTAGTGGTGGTAGTGTCTTTGGCAGTGGTCCCTGTATGGGAGGCCTAGAACAGGCGGCAACACATCAACATCATCACATCGTTAGACACGGCAGTGCCGGTAGTGGCCTAAATGGTTGTGGTAGTGGTGGCAGTGGAGGACGTAATAGTTCTCTCAGCACCATACACAATGGTCATGGTCATCATCAGTATCATCATGAGTGTATACATTATGAACGTCTGCCCATACCAGTGCCCATACCCACTGTGCCAACTacacatcaacaacagcaattgCAATCGGAGGAGGAAATTGAACCGGCGTATGCAACAG TTTTTCCAAATGTTCCTGCAGCACCTGGTTCACTGTGTGATGGTGAAGATC GCAGCATTTATCGACGGGGTGCCAGAAGATGGCGCAAACTGTATAGGGTTAATGGTCATATATTCCAAGCTAAACGTTTTAATAGA CGTGCATTTTGTGCTTATTGTCAAGATCGCATCTGGGGTCTGGGACGTCAAGGTTTCAAGTGCATACAATGCAAACTGTTGGTACACAAAAAATGCCATAAATTGGTTAAGAAACCCTGTTCGAATGAGGATGTCAAACCGTTGGTGCCCAAGGGGGCGGAAGATGATTTCGCCGAACAGCTACCACAAATGCCACCACCCATACCCGATTATCCACCCATACATCCGGGAGCCGATGAATCCTGCATTTCCTCGGATCCTGAGTATATGCCTTCGGCTTCCAGCGGTGGTGGAGTGGGCGGTTATATGGGTTCACAGAATAAGGAGGAAATCGAAATGGGTTCACAGCGTCAATTCTCTTTGGATGATTTCGAATTGATACGTGTCATTGGTCGTGGCAGTTATGCCAAAGTCTTGATGGTGGAACTGAAAAAGACTAGACGCATCTATGCCATGAAGGTTATTAAGAAAGCTTTGGTTACGGATGATGAGGATATCGATTGGGTGCAAACGGAGAAGCATGTTTTTGAAACAGCCTCAAATCATCCTTTCCTGGTGGGTTTACATTCGTGCTTCCAGACACCATCACGTCTATTCTTTGTTATTGAATTTGTACGCGGCGGTGATCTTATGTATCACATGCAACGTCAAAGACGTTTGCCCGAGGAACATGCTCGCTTCTATGCGGCCGAAATAAGTTTGGCTTTGAATTTCTTGCATGAGAAGGGTATTATATATCGTGATCTGAAACTGGATAATGTTTTGCTAGATCATGAGGGTCATATTAAACTAACCGATTATGGTATGTGTAAGGAAGGCATACGCCCGGGAGATACCACATCCACCTTCTGTGGCACACCCAATTATATAGCACCCGAAATTCTAAGGGGTGAGGATTATGGTTTTTCAGTAGATTGGTGGGCTTTGGGTGTGTTGCTATATGAAATGTTGGCTGGACGCAGTCCCTTCGATATAGCCGGGGCTTCAGAAAATCCTGATCAA aATACTGAGGATTATCTTTTCCAAGTTATTTTGGAGAAAACCATACGTATACCACGTTCTTTAAGTGTGAAAGCTGCTTCGGTTCTTAAaggtttcttaaataaaaatccagCCGATCGTTTGGGCTGCCATCGTGAGACCGCCTTTATGGATATTAAAAATCATCCCTTCTTTAAGGTTATTGACTGGGAAATG CTTGCCTATAAGCAAGTTACACCACCATTTAAGCCACGTTTAGATTCAGATCGTGATTTGGCCAATTTCCCGCCAGAATTTACAGGCGAAGCGGTTCAATTAACACCAGATGATGA TCGTGTTATTGATAATATAGATCAAACTGAATTTGAAGGTTTCGAATATGTTAATCCATTGCTAATGTCTTTGGAAGACGAAGTTTGA
- the LOC111688796 gene encoding atypical protein kinase C isoform X1 produces the protein MAWGYWSATTVDRGRSPRRNTQCTPLPVNLQQPEEEPCVTTTTTAAAAAAAVTQPSTTTNASNTCPNTPSGTQANLCYSPTCRSRCSSPCPGSPCPGSPCGSITPPPPPPHPLTSSQQYLHQHSNKNCPAAQQMFAADDYPSRRQSLDRLDSPQVWTYTKSKYFDIQANQLSDIMCRGAVVSSIQSANNTLTRGVSLHSRSGSAHGSIHGGGSHHGSHGAVGPGSAHGSMGCLQGSTGHLVNVVHGSSGSVGMLAGGPIDTGDYDVPHPHPYTHHYMQTSSSITPPHSTMSLIGSRPGSAGPCPGHDSGSDSSQGCGSIMASGIGSGGGGGHLGHMSAHLVGMSGGHHTHSGGSGSLGRCSSRCHNTTTTTDDSGGGSGGSVFGSGPCMGGLEQAATHQHHHIVRHGSAGSGLNGCGSGGSGGRNSSLSTIHNGHGHHQYHHECIHYERLPIPVPIPTVPTTHQQQQLQSEEEIEPAYATVFPNVPAAPGSLCDGEDRSIYRRGARRWRKLYRVNGHIFQAKRFNRRAFCAYCQDRIWGLGRQGFKCIQCKLLVHKKCHKLVKKPCSNEDVKPLVPKGAEDDFAEQLPQMPPPIPDYPPIHPGADESCISSDPEYMPSASSGGGVGGYMGSQNKEEIEMGSQRQFSLDDFELIRVIGRGSYAKVLMVELKKTRRIYAMKVIKKALVTDDEDIDWVQTEKHVFETASNHPFLVGLHSCFQTPSRLFFVIEFVRGGDLMYHMQRQRRLPEEHARFYAAEISLALNFLHEKGIIYRDLKLDNVLLDHEGHIKLTDYGMCKEGIRPGDTTSTFCGTPNYIAPEILRGEDYGFSVDWWALGVLLYEMLAGRSPFDIAGASENPDQNTEDYLFQVILEKTIRIPRSLSVKAASVLKGFLNKNPADRLGCHRETAFMDIKNHPFFKVIDWEMIASKEVPPPYIPTFDPGDPFMTTNFDIQFTREPAELTPDDPRVIDNIDQTEFEGFEYVNPLLMSLEDEV, from the exons ATGGCTTGGGGTTATTGGAGTGCTACCACGGTGGATCGTGGTCGTTCGCCGCGTCGTAATACCCAATGCACTCCTTTACCCGTCAATCTACAACAGCCCGAGGAAGAACCCTGTGTTACCACCACCACGACAGCAGCTGCTGCGGCGGCGGCGGTAACACAACCTTCCACTACCACAAATGCTTCGAATACATGTCCCAATACACCCTCGGGTACACAAGCCAATCTCTGCTACAGTCCCACCTGTCGCAGTCGCTGCAGCAGTCCGTGTCCGGGTAGTCCTTGTCCCGGTAGCCCTTGTGGCTCTATAACTCCGCCGCCTCCGCCACCACATCCTCTAACATCATCACAACAGTATTTACATCagcattcgaataaaaattgtCCAGCTGCACAACAAATGTTTGCAGCGGATGATTATCCTTCGCGTCGTCAATCGCTGGATCGTTTGGATAGTCCTCAGGTATGGACTTATACTAAG TCCAAATATTTTGATATACAGGCCAATCAACTATCAGACATTATGTGCCGCGGTGCGGTGGTATCTTCCATACAATCAGCTAATAATACTTTGACAAGAGGAGTGTCACTGCACAGTCGCAGCGGCAGTGCCCATGGTAGTATACATGGTGGTGGAAGCCATCATGGCAGCCATGGTGCTGTAGGTCCCGGCAGCGCTCATGGTTCAATGGGCTGTTTGCAGGGCAGCACGGGCCATCTGGTGAATGTGGTGCACGGCAGCAGTGGCAGTGTGGGCATGTTGGCCGGTGGTCCTATTGACACGGGCGATTATGATGTACCACATCCACATCCTTATACACATCATTATATGCAAACATCATCGTCGATAACACCGCCACATTCCACTATGAGTTTGATCGGCTCTAGGCCAGGATCAGCTGGTCCATGTCCTGGTCATGATTCTGGTTCCGATTCTAGCCAAGGTTGTGGCTCCATTATGGCAAGCGGTATTGGCAGCGGTGGCGGCGGTGGCCACCTGGGCCATATGTCCGCCCATTTAGTGGGCATGTCGGGTGGTCATCATACTCACAGTGGCGGCAGTGGTTCGTTGGGACGTTGTTCGAGTCGCTGTCACAATACCACCACTACGACCGATGATTCGGGTGGCGGTAGTGGTGGTAGTGTCTTTGGCAGTGGTCCCTGTATGGGAGGCCTAGAACAGGCGGCAACACATCAACATCATCACATCGTTAGACACGGCAGTGCCGGTAGTGGCCTAAATGGTTGTGGTAGTGGTGGCAGTGGAGGACGTAATAGTTCTCTCAGCACCATACACAATGGTCATGGTCATCATCAGTATCATCATGAGTGTATACATTATGAACGTCTGCCCATACCAGTGCCCATACCCACTGTGCCAACTacacatcaacaacagcaattgCAATCGGAGGAGGAAATTGAACCGGCGTATGCAACAG TTTTTCCAAATGTTCCTGCAGCACCTGGTTCACTGTGTGATGGTGAAGATC GCAGCATTTATCGACGGGGTGCCAGAAGATGGCGCAAACTGTATAGGGTTAATGGTCATATATTCCAAGCTAAACGTTTTAATAGA CGTGCATTTTGTGCTTATTGTCAAGATCGCATCTGGGGTCTGGGACGTCAAGGTTTCAAGTGCATACAATGCAAACTGTTGGTACACAAAAAATGCCATAAATTGGTTAAGAAACCCTGTTCGAATGAGGATGTCAAACCGTTGGTGCCCAAGGGGGCGGAAGATGATTTCGCCGAACAGCTACCACAAATGCCACCACCCATACCCGATTATCCACCCATACATCCGGGAGCCGATGAATCCTGCATTTCCTCGGATCCTGAGTATATGCCTTCGGCTTCCAGCGGTGGTGGAGTGGGCGGTTATATGGGTTCACAGAATAAGGAGGAAATCGAAATGGGTTCACAGCGTCAATTCTCTTTGGATGATTTCGAATTGATACGTGTCATTGGTCGTGGCAGTTATGCCAAAGTCTTGATGGTGGAACTGAAAAAGACTAGACGCATCTATGCCATGAAGGTTATTAAGAAAGCTTTGGTTACGGATGATGAGGATATCGATTGGGTGCAAACGGAGAAGCATGTTTTTGAAACAGCCTCAAATCATCCTTTCCTGGTGGGTTTACATTCGTGCTTCCAGACACCATCACGTCTATTCTTTGTTATTGAATTTGTACGCGGCGGTGATCTTATGTATCACATGCAACGTCAAAGACGTTTGCCCGAGGAACATGCTCGCTTCTATGCGGCCGAAATAAGTTTGGCTTTGAATTTCTTGCATGAGAAGGGTATTATATATCGTGATCTGAAACTGGATAATGTTTTGCTAGATCATGAGGGTCATATTAAACTAACCGATTATGGTATGTGTAAGGAAGGCATACGCCCGGGAGATACCACATCCACCTTCTGTGGCACACCCAATTATATAGCACCCGAAATTCTAAGGGGTGAGGATTATGGTTTTTCAGTAGATTGGTGGGCTTTGGGTGTGTTGCTATATGAAATGTTGGCTGGACGCAGTCCCTTCGATATAGCCGGGGCTTCAGAAAATCCTGATCAA aATACTGAGGATTATCTTTTCCAAGTTATTTTGGAGAAAACCATACGTATACCACGTTCTTTAAGTGTGAAAGCTGCTTCGGTTCTTAAaggtttcttaaataaaaatccagCCGATCGTTTGGGCTGCCATCGTGAGACCGCCTTTATGGATATTAAAAATCATCCCTTCTTTAAGGTTATTGACTGGGAAATG attGCAAGTAAGGAAGTACCACCACCATATATACCTACATTTGATCCTGGCGATCCTTTTATGACAACAAATTTTGACATTCAATTTACCAGAGAACCGGCTGAATTGACGCCAGATGATCC TCGTGTTATTGATAATATAGATCAAACTGAATTTGAAGGTTTCGAATATGTTAATCCATTGCTAATGTCTTTGGAAGACGAAGTTTGA
- the LOC111688796 gene encoding atypical protein kinase C isoform X4 — MAWGYWSATTVDRGRSPRRNTQCTPLPVNLQQPEEEPCVTTTTTAAAAAAAVTQPSTTTNASNTCPNTPSGTQANLCYSPTCRSRCSSPCPGSPCPGSPCGSITPPPPPPHPLTSSQQYLHQHSNKNCPAAQQMFAADDYPSRRQSLDRLDSPQSKYFDIQANQLSDIMCRGAVVSSIQSANNTLTRGVSLHSRSGSAHGSIHGGGSHHGSHGAVGPGSAHGSMGCLQGSTGHLVNVVHGSSGSVGMLAGGPIDTGDYDVPHPHPYTHHYMQTSSSITPPHSTMSLIGSRPGSAGPCPGHDSGSDSSQGCGSIMASGIGSGGGGGHLGHMSAHLVGMSGGHHTHSGGSGSLGRCSSRCHNTTTTTDDSGGGSGGSVFGSGPCMGGLEQAATHQHHHIVRHGSAGSGLNGCGSGGSGGRNSSLSTIHNGHGHHQYHHECIHYERLPIPVPIPTVPTTHQQQQLQSEEEIEPAYATVFPNVPAAPGSLCDGEDRSIYRRGARRWRKLYRVNGHIFQAKRFNRRAFCAYCQDRIWGLGRQGFKCIQCKLLVHKKCHKLVKKPCSNEDVKPLVPKGAEDDFAEQLPQMPPPIPDYPPIHPGADESCISSDPEYMPSASSGGGVGGYMGSQNKEEIEMGSQRQFSLDDFELIRVIGRGSYAKVLMVELKKTRRIYAMKVIKKALVTDDEDIDWVQTEKHVFETASNHPFLVGLHSCFQTPSRLFFVIEFVRGGDLMYHMQRQRRLPEEHARFYAAEISLALNFLHEKGIIYRDLKLDNVLLDHEGHIKLTDYGMCKEGIRPGDTTSTFCGTPNYIAPEILRGEDYGFSVDWWALGVLLYEMLAGRSPFDIAGASENPDQNTEDYLFQVILEKTIRIPRSLSVKAASVLKGFLNKNPADRLGCHRETAFMDIKNHPFFKVIDWEMLAYKQVTPPFKPRLDSDRDLANFPPEFTGEAVQLTPDDDRVIDNIDQTEFEGFEYVNPLLMSLEDEV, encoded by the exons ATGGCTTGGGGTTATTGGAGTGCTACCACGGTGGATCGTGGTCGTTCGCCGCGTCGTAATACCCAATGCACTCCTTTACCCGTCAATCTACAACAGCCCGAGGAAGAACCCTGTGTTACCACCACCACGACAGCAGCTGCTGCGGCGGCGGCGGTAACACAACCTTCCACTACCACAAATGCTTCGAATACATGTCCCAATACACCCTCGGGTACACAAGCCAATCTCTGCTACAGTCCCACCTGTCGCAGTCGCTGCAGCAGTCCGTGTCCGGGTAGTCCTTGTCCCGGTAGCCCTTGTGGCTCTATAACTCCGCCGCCTCCGCCACCACATCCTCTAACATCATCACAACAGTATTTACATCagcattcgaataaaaattgtCCAGCTGCACAACAAATGTTTGCAGCGGATGATTATCCTTCGCGTCGTCAATCGCTGGATCGTTTGGATAGTCCTCAG TCCAAATATTTTGATATACAGGCCAATCAACTATCAGACATTATGTGCCGCGGTGCGGTGGTATCTTCCATACAATCAGCTAATAATACTTTGACAAGAGGAGTGTCACTGCACAGTCGCAGCGGCAGTGCCCATGGTAGTATACATGGTGGTGGAAGCCATCATGGCAGCCATGGTGCTGTAGGTCCCGGCAGCGCTCATGGTTCAATGGGCTGTTTGCAGGGCAGCACGGGCCATCTGGTGAATGTGGTGCACGGCAGCAGTGGCAGTGTGGGCATGTTGGCCGGTGGTCCTATTGACACGGGCGATTATGATGTACCACATCCACATCCTTATACACATCATTATATGCAAACATCATCGTCGATAACACCGCCACATTCCACTATGAGTTTGATCGGCTCTAGGCCAGGATCAGCTGGTCCATGTCCTGGTCATGATTCTGGTTCCGATTCTAGCCAAGGTTGTGGCTCCATTATGGCAAGCGGTATTGGCAGCGGTGGCGGCGGTGGCCACCTGGGCCATATGTCCGCCCATTTAGTGGGCATGTCGGGTGGTCATCATACTCACAGTGGCGGCAGTGGTTCGTTGGGACGTTGTTCGAGTCGCTGTCACAATACCACCACTACGACCGATGATTCGGGTGGCGGTAGTGGTGGTAGTGTCTTTGGCAGTGGTCCCTGTATGGGAGGCCTAGAACAGGCGGCAACACATCAACATCATCACATCGTTAGACACGGCAGTGCCGGTAGTGGCCTAAATGGTTGTGGTAGTGGTGGCAGTGGAGGACGTAATAGTTCTCTCAGCACCATACACAATGGTCATGGTCATCATCAGTATCATCATGAGTGTATACATTATGAACGTCTGCCCATACCAGTGCCCATACCCACTGTGCCAACTacacatcaacaacagcaattgCAATCGGAGGAGGAAATTGAACCGGCGTATGCAACAG TTTTTCCAAATGTTCCTGCAGCACCTGGTTCACTGTGTGATGGTGAAGATC GCAGCATTTATCGACGGGGTGCCAGAAGATGGCGCAAACTGTATAGGGTTAATGGTCATATATTCCAAGCTAAACGTTTTAATAGA CGTGCATTTTGTGCTTATTGTCAAGATCGCATCTGGGGTCTGGGACGTCAAGGTTTCAAGTGCATACAATGCAAACTGTTGGTACACAAAAAATGCCATAAATTGGTTAAGAAACCCTGTTCGAATGAGGATGTCAAACCGTTGGTGCCCAAGGGGGCGGAAGATGATTTCGCCGAACAGCTACCACAAATGCCACCACCCATACCCGATTATCCACCCATACATCCGGGAGCCGATGAATCCTGCATTTCCTCGGATCCTGAGTATATGCCTTCGGCTTCCAGCGGTGGTGGAGTGGGCGGTTATATGGGTTCACAGAATAAGGAGGAAATCGAAATGGGTTCACAGCGTCAATTCTCTTTGGATGATTTCGAATTGATACGTGTCATTGGTCGTGGCAGTTATGCCAAAGTCTTGATGGTGGAACTGAAAAAGACTAGACGCATCTATGCCATGAAGGTTATTAAGAAAGCTTTGGTTACGGATGATGAGGATATCGATTGGGTGCAAACGGAGAAGCATGTTTTTGAAACAGCCTCAAATCATCCTTTCCTGGTGGGTTTACATTCGTGCTTCCAGACACCATCACGTCTATTCTTTGTTATTGAATTTGTACGCGGCGGTGATCTTATGTATCACATGCAACGTCAAAGACGTTTGCCCGAGGAACATGCTCGCTTCTATGCGGCCGAAATAAGTTTGGCTTTGAATTTCTTGCATGAGAAGGGTATTATATATCGTGATCTGAAACTGGATAATGTTTTGCTAGATCATGAGGGTCATATTAAACTAACCGATTATGGTATGTGTAAGGAAGGCATACGCCCGGGAGATACCACATCCACCTTCTGTGGCACACCCAATTATATAGCACCCGAAATTCTAAGGGGTGAGGATTATGGTTTTTCAGTAGATTGGTGGGCTTTGGGTGTGTTGCTATATGAAATGTTGGCTGGACGCAGTCCCTTCGATATAGCCGGGGCTTCAGAAAATCCTGATCAA aATACTGAGGATTATCTTTTCCAAGTTATTTTGGAGAAAACCATACGTATACCACGTTCTTTAAGTGTGAAAGCTGCTTCGGTTCTTAAaggtttcttaaataaaaatccagCCGATCGTTTGGGCTGCCATCGTGAGACCGCCTTTATGGATATTAAAAATCATCCCTTCTTTAAGGTTATTGACTGGGAAATG CTTGCCTATAAGCAAGTTACACCACCATTTAAGCCACGTTTAGATTCAGATCGTGATTTGGCCAATTTCCCGCCAGAATTTACAGGCGAAGCGGTTCAATTAACACCAGATGATGA TCGTGTTATTGATAATATAGATCAAACTGAATTTGAAGGTTTCGAATATGTTAATCCATTGCTAATGTCTTTGGAAGACGAAGTTTGA